The DNA region CGTCGAATACCGTACATGGCCGATCGAGCGGTCGCCGACCAGCGAAGCGAGCTTGTCCCGGTCGAACACTTCCTTGACAAGCCCCATGCCGCGGTGGTAATTGAACTCCGATCCGTCCGTCACGCACATCCCGGCGCTTTCTTCGCCCCGGTGCTGCAGCGCATGCAGGCCGTAATAAGAAAGGGAAGCGGCTTCGGGATGACCGAACACGCCGAACACGCCGCACTCCTCCCGCAACGTGTCGAACGGATCCGCATGTCCCGCGCCTTCGTTGTAATATGCTCCTGTCCAAAGTCCGCGCGGCATTATTTCATCAGACATGGAATGACATCCTCCCAGACGCGTTTCAACTGCTCGACCGGCTTGTTCAGCACGGAAGCCCCGTCCACTGCAATGGCCAGCCCGGCGCCCCCGGCAGCCGCGCCCGCTACGGAACCGATCCGCGCAACCGGCACGCCGCGCTCCGCGATGAGCCGCTCCAGCGCATCCGCTTTATCCGGCGATGCCGACAGCAAAATCCGCGACTGCGACTCGCTGAACAGCAAAACATCCGCACGCAGCCCGCCGCTTGCCACATCGACGTTCGCGCCCAAACCGCCGCTGATGCACGATTCCGCCAGCGCTGCGGCCAGCCCGCCTTCGGACAGATCGTGAGCCGAACGTACCAGCCCGCCTTGAATCGCTTCAAGCACAGCGCCCAGCAGCTTTTTCTCAACTGCCAGATCCAGCTGCGGCGGACGCCCCTCAACGACGCCATGCACGACCGCTTGGAACTCGCTGCCGCCAAGCTCCGCCTTCGTTTCGCCGAGCAGGAAAATCACGTCTCCCTCGGACTTGAAGCCCTGGGTCGTAATATGGTCCACATCGTGCACGAGTCCCACCATGCCGACGACCGGCGTCGGGTAAATCGCGCCTTTGGCGTTTTCGTTGTACAAGCTGACGTTCCCGCCGATGACCGGCGTATCCAGCTCGCGGCAAGCTTCCGCCATGCCGTCTACGGCCCGCTCCATCTGCCAGAAAATATCCGGCTTCTCCGGGCTGCCGAAATTCAGGTTGTCCGTAATCGCCAGCGGCTCGGCTCCGGAGCACACGATGTTGCGCGCCGCTTCGCTGACCGCGATGCGTCCGCCCACCTCCGGATCGAGGTACACGAACCGGCCGTTGCAGTCGGTCGTCATCGCCAGCGCCTTGCGCGTCCCGTGGACCGTCACGACCGCCGCGTCCGAGCCCGGACGAACCGCCGTGCCGGTGCGCACCATGTAGTCGTACTGATCATAGACCCAGGCTTTGCTTGCGACCGAAGGCGAAGACAACACTTGCTCAAGCGCCCCGCCCAGATCGCGGACCTCTTCATACCGCAGCGTATCCACCGCGGCGTTCTGCTCATAATAAGCCGGCACCGCCGAAGGCTTGTCATAAATCGGACATTCGTCCACGAGCGCCTTCACCGGCATATCGCCAACCAGCTCACCGTGATGGAACAGCTTCAGCCGCCCGTCGTCCGTCACCTTGCCGACCTTCGCGCAGATCACGCCCCAGCGCTCAAAAATCTCCCGCGCCTGCGCCTCATCCTTCGGCTCAACGACGAACAGCATCCGTTCCTGCGATTCCGACAGCATCATTTCGTAAGCGGTCATGCCCTCTTCGCGCTGCGGCACCTGATCGAGATACAGCTCCAGACCGTTGCCGGCCTTGCTCGCCATCTCCGCGCTGGAGCATGTCAGCCCGGCCGCGCCCATATCCTGAATCCCCAGCACGATGCCGGTGTCGATCAGTTCGAGGCAGGCTTCCATGACCAGCTTTTCCATAAACGGATCGCCGACCTGTACCGCCGTCCGCTTCGCTTCCGACTCCTCCGTCAGCTCCTCCGACGCAAACGTCGCGCCGTGGATGCCGTCGCGCCCCGTTGGCGGGCCAACGTAAAACACCGGGTTGCCCACGCCCTTGGCGACGCCGCGCTGGATTTTATCGTGATCGATCAGCCCGACGCACATCGCGTTGACGAGCGGATTCCCTTCATAGTTTTCGTCAAACACGACTTCGCCGCCGACCGTCGGGATACCGATGCAGTTGCCGTACCCGGCGATCCCGGACACGACGTGCTCGAACAAATATTTCACGCGCTCGCTTTCCAGCTTGCCGAAACGCAGAGAGTTAAGCAGCGCAACCGGTCTTGCCCCCATCGAAAAAATATCGCGGATAATCCCGCCGACGCCCGTCGCAGCGCCTTGGTAAGGCTCCACTGCGGAAGGGTGGTTATGGCTTTCGATTTTGAACACGACCGCCTGGTTGTCGCCGATATCGACGATCCCCGCGCCCTCGCCCGGCCCCATCAGGACACGCGGTCCGCTGGTGGGAAAACGGCGCAGCAGCGGCTTCGAATTTTTGTAGGCGCAGTGCTCCGACCACATGACGCTGAACACGCCGATTTCCGTGTAGTTCGGCTTACGGCCCAAAAACCCGCAGATCAGTTCGTATTCGCTATCCGAAACGCCCATCTGTTTGTAAATTTTCTGCTCCGCAATTTGCTCTGCATTCGGTTCCTTAGCGGACACTTGCTGACTCATGCCGATCCCTCCAAGCCTTCAAAATGGATGTAAACATTTTTTTGCCGTCCGTAGAGCCGAGCAGGGCGTTCACCGCACGCTCCGGATGCGGCATCATGCCGACCACGTTGCCGCGTTCACTGGAAATACCGGCGATATCGTCCACCGACCCGTTCGGGTTATTCACATACCGGAAAATAATCTGGTTGTTTTGCCGCAGCCGGGCCAAGGTTTCTTCATCACAATAATAATTGCCTTCGCCGTGGGCGATCGGAATCGTAATCTCTTCGCCCGGCGCGTACAGCGACGTAAACGGATTTGCGTTGTTTTCGACCCTCAGCACCGTATCATGGCAGCGGAATTTCAGCGACATGTTGCGGCGCAGCGTCCCCGGCAGCAGCCCGGCTTCCGTCAAAATCTGAAATCCGTTGCAGATGCCGAGAACATATTTGCCTTCCTCCGCGGCTTTGGCCACCTCGGCCATCACGGGCGCGAACCGGGAAATCGCCCCGCAGCGCAAGTAATCGCCATAGGAAAAGCCCCCGGGAACCAGGATGCAGTCGTACGCGGAAAGATCCGCCGCCGTATGCCACACGTAATCGACGGGTTCGCCCAAAGCTTCCTCCACCGCTTTATAACAGTCGATATCACAGTTGGAACCGGGAAATACGAGTACCGCGAATTTCATCGATTCAGCCCTCCAATTCAAAACGGTAATCTTCAACCACTGTATTGGCCAGCAGCTTCTCGCACATTGCCTTGACGCGGGCTTCCGCCTCAAAGCGGTCGTTCGTGTCCAGCGTAAGCTCCATATATTTGCCGATGCGGACGCTCTCCACTTCCTTGAAGCCCATCGAATGAAGCGCTCCCTGCACCGCTACTCCTTGCGGATCCAGTACGCTTTGCTTGATCGTGACATAAACGTTCGCTTTAATCATGTTCCTCGTATTCCTCCTATTGTTTGGACTTATGCAGCTGTTTGGACTTAATCGCCCCGCCGCTTGCGTTTCTTTTCCGCCTGCCTGTTCCCTACTCTAACTCGTACCCGGTCAGCCGCCGGTAAATATCGCGGTAACGCCGGGTCGTCTCCTCAACCACATGCCCCGGCAGCGGATCGGGCCGGCTGTTCTTGTCCCAATCCGAACCGGCCAGGTAAGCGCGCACCGGCTCTTTGTCCATGCTGTCGATCTCGATATCCAGCGCGTATTTTTCCTTGGCCCAAAAACGCGACGCATCCGGCGTGAAAATCTCGTCGATCAAAATCAGCCTGCCGTCCACCAGCCCGAATTCCAGCTTGCAGTCGGCGAGCATGATGCCGCGCTCCTCGCAGTAGTCCCGAGCGAAAGCGTAAAGCTCCAGGCTGCGGCTGCGCAGCTGCTCCGCCAAATCCGCGCCGACCTTGTCCGCCATCTCCGCAAAGGAGATGTCCTCGTCATGGCCGACGTCGTTTTTCGCCGCCGGCGTAAAAATCGGCTCCGCCAGCTTGGCGTTTTTGCGCAGGCCCTCCGGCAGCTTGATGCCGTTGATCTCGCCGCTCTGCTCGTACTGCCGCCAGCCGCCGCCGGTGACGTAACCGCGCACCACGCATTCGATATCGATGCGTTCGGCTTTACGGGTGACCATCACGCGGTTTTTCAGCAGCGGCTTGTGCGCTTCGGGAACGACGTCCCCCAAAAGCTCCACATCCGCATGAATCACGTGATTCTCCAGCAGATGCTGCGTCTTGCCGAACCAGAACGCGCTCAGGCGGTTCAGCACATTGCCTTTGTCCGGCACCGCCGGCTCAAGCACATAGTCGAAAGCGGAAATACGGTCGGTCACGACGATCAAATAATGCTCGCCAAGGTCGTACAGCTCCCGCACTTTGCCTTTATACAGCAGCGGGGCGTTCACCAAATCCGCCGCCGTGGAAATTGCCGGTGATGACATGTCGCCGTCCTCCTCAAATTACGCTTATTGATTGCAATAACGGTATAAAAAGCAGCTATCCTCCGCGATTCAGCAAAATTCGCAATATAGCGGTAAAATGGGGCGCTATTTTCTTCTGCTCCGGCTGCAAACGTCCATTTTGACCACATTCCCCGAAAATAACGCCTTTTTGTACCGCTATTTGACGGTGCTGCCGCAAAACCGGATAAATAGGGGTATTTTTTTACCACTATCATCCGAGATGCGCCCTTCCTACTCAGCCAAACCCAGCTTGCGGAAAATCGTATCCACATGCTTCAAATGCCAAGCCGGGTTAAACGCGTCGTCGATCTCTTCCTTGCTCAGCACGGCGGTAATTTCCGGCGTCTCTTCGATGATGTCGCGGAACTGCCGCTGCGTTTCCCAAGCCTGCATCGCCCGCGGCTGCACCGTGTCGTACGCCTGCTCGCGGCTGAAGCCTTTGTCGATCAGCTTCGTCATGACGCGGCCGGAGAACGGCACGCCAAACGTGCGGCCCATGTTGCGCTTCATATTTTCCGGGAACACCGTCAAGTTTTTCACGATATTTCCGAAGCGGTTCAACATGTAGTTCAGCAGCATCGTCGCGTCGGGCAAAATCACCCGCTCCACCGAAGAATGCGAAATATCGCGTTCATGCCACAGGGTCACGTTTTCGTAGGCCGACACCATGTGCCCGCGGATCACGCGCGACAGGCCGGAAATGTTCTCGCAGCCGATCGGATTGCGCTTGTGCGGCATCGCCGACGAGCCTTTTTGCCCTTTGGCGAAAGCTTCCTCCACCTCGCGGAATTCGCTTTTTTGCAGGGCGCGGATTTCCGTGGCGAATTTGTCGAGCGACGTGGCGATCAGCGCCAGCGTGGCCATATACTCGGCGTGGCGGTCGCGCTGCAGCGTTTGCGTGGAGACCGGCGCGGCCGTTGTGCCCAGCTTCTCGCACACAAACTGCTCCACGAACGGATCGATGTTCGCGTACGTACCTACCGCACCGGAGATTTTGCCGAACTGCACTCCGTCCGCGGCCCGGCGGAAGCGCTCCAGATTCCGCTTCATCTCTTCATGCCAGAGCGCCATCTTCAGCCCGAACGTCGTCGGCTCGGCATGCACGCCATGCGTCCGGCCCATCATCGGCGTGTCTTTGTAGGCGAGCGCTTTTTCCCGCAAAATATCGATAAAGTTCAAAATATCCCGCTCAAGAATTTCGTTGGCCTGCTTCAGCAAATACCCCAGCGCCGTGTCCACCACGTCCGTCGAAGTGAGGCCATAGTGCACCCATTTCCGTTCCGGGCCCAAGCTTTCCGAAACCGCCCGGGTAAAGGCGATCACGTCATGGCGCGTCTCCTGCTCGATTTCGTAGATCCGGTCGATGTCGAACGAGGCGTTTTGGCGCAGCAAAGCCACGTCCTCCTTCGGGATGACGCCCAGCTCGGCCCAAGCCTCGCAGGCGCACAGCTCGACTTCCAGCCAAGCCTTGAATTTGTTTTCCTCCGTCCAGATCGCTCTCATTTCCGGTCTGCTGTAGCGTTCGATCATTAGCGTTCATTCCTCCAAATGTTGGTTTGCTCTATCCAACGGAGTCCGTCCTCCACATCCCGGCAGAGCAGATTGATATGCCCCATTTTCCGCTTCGGCGCGGCTCCGTTCTTTCCATATAAGTGTACTTTGGGAATGACCGGGAATCCAGCTTGCCGTCCGGCCGTTTTCCCTTCCTCCGGGGCGGAGCCCAGCAGAGGCCGCCCGGCCGGCAAACCGCCTTCCCGCGCCGCCGGTTCCTTCCCGCTTCCGCCGTCCGGCCAAGCGCCTTGCACCATCGCCTCGCGCACGGCCTCCAAATGCTCGCCGAGCACGTTCACCATCACAACCGGCGAGAGCAATTCCGCTTTGCCGAGCGGCAAATTGCAGATGGCCCGGACGTGCTGCTCGAACTGCGAGGTCGTGCAGGCCTCCATCGTGTAATGGCCGGAATTGTGCGGCCGCGGCGCCAACTCGTTGACGAACAACTCGCCGCCCGCGGTCAAAAACATCTCCACGGCCAGCAGCCCCACCGCTTCCATGCCTTCCGCGATGCGCGCGGCCAGCCTTTCGGCCTCCCGCTGCACCCGTTCTTCCACGCGGGCCGGCACGATCGATAGATGCAAAATATTATCGACATGGATATTTTCCGCCACCGGGAACGTTTGAATTTCCCCGTGCGGACTGCGCGCCGCGATCACCGACAGCTCCTTCACAAACGGGATGAATTGCTCCAGCACAAGCTCGGTGCCGGCCTTACTCAGCTCGGCGTAGGCCGGGGCGATTTCCGCTTCCGAGCGGATCACCCATTGCCCTTTGCCGTCATAACCGCCGGTCGCGGTCTTCAGCACGGCCGGAAGGCCGAGGCGCTTAACCGCCGCCCGCAGGTCCTCTTCGCTGCCGATCTCCGCATACGGAGCCACTTTCACGCCCGCCGCCTCGACCGCGCGCTTTTCGCGCAGCCGGTGCTGGGTCGTGTACAGCAGCTTGCTTCCCTGCGGCACGTACGACAGCTCCTCAAGCAGCGCGGCCACGCCCGCGTCCACGTTCTCGAACTCGTACGTGATTACGTCCGAGCGCTCGGCCAGCCGGCGGGCGGCCTC from Paenibacillus macerans includes:
- the purL gene encoding phosphoribosylformylglycinamidine synthase subunit PurL, with the protein product MSQQVSAKEPNAEQIAEQKIYKQMGVSDSEYELICGFLGRKPNYTEIGVFSVMWSEHCAYKNSKPLLRRFPTSGPRVLMGPGEGAGIVDIGDNQAVVFKIESHNHPSAVEPYQGAATGVGGIIRDIFSMGARPVALLNSLRFGKLESERVKYLFEHVVSGIAGYGNCIGIPTVGGEVVFDENYEGNPLVNAMCVGLIDHDKIQRGVAKGVGNPVFYVGPPTGRDGIHGATFASEELTEESEAKRTAVQVGDPFMEKLVMEACLELIDTGIVLGIQDMGAAGLTCSSAEMASKAGNGLELYLDQVPQREEGMTAYEMMLSESQERMLFVVEPKDEAQAREIFERWGVICAKVGKVTDDGRLKLFHHGELVGDMPVKALVDECPIYDKPSAVPAYYEQNAAVDTLRYEEVRDLGGALEQVLSSPSVASKAWVYDQYDYMVRTGTAVRPGSDAAVVTVHGTRKALAMTTDCNGRFVYLDPEVGGRIAVSEAARNIVCSGAEPLAITDNLNFGSPEKPDIFWQMERAVDGMAEACRELDTPVIGGNVSLYNENAKGAIYPTPVVGMVGLVHDVDHITTQGFKSEGDVIFLLGETKAELGGSEFQAVVHGVVEGRPPQLDLAVEKKLLGAVLEAIQGGLVRSAHDLSEGGLAAALAESCISGGLGANVDVASGGLRADVLLFSESQSRILLSASPDKADALERLIAERGVPVARIGSVAGAAAGGAGLAIAVDGASVLNKPVEQLKRVWEDVIPCLMK
- the purQ gene encoding phosphoribosylformylglycinamidine synthase subunit PurQ, coding for MKFAVLVFPGSNCDIDCYKAVEEALGEPVDYVWHTAADLSAYDCILVPGGFSYGDYLRCGAISRFAPVMAEVAKAAEEGKYVLGICNGFQILTEAGLLPGTLRRNMSLKFRCHDTVLRVENNANPFTSLYAPGEEITIPIAHGEGNYYCDEETLARLRQNNQIIFRYVNNPNGSVDDIAGISSERGNVVGMMPHPERAVNALLGSTDGKKMFTSILKAWRDRHESASVR
- the purS gene encoding phosphoribosylformylglycinamidine synthase subunit PurS, which gives rise to MIKANVYVTIKQSVLDPQGVAVQGALHSMGFKEVESVRIGKYMELTLDTNDRFEAEARVKAMCEKLLANTVVEDYRFELEG
- a CDS encoding phosphoribosylaminoimidazolesuccinocarboxamide synthase; translation: MSSPAISTAADLVNAPLLYKGKVRELYDLGEHYLIVVTDRISAFDYVLEPAVPDKGNVLNRLSAFWFGKTQHLLENHVIHADVELLGDVVPEAHKPLLKNRVMVTRKAERIDIECVVRGYVTGGGWRQYEQSGEINGIKLPEGLRKNAKLAEPIFTPAAKNDVGHDEDISFAEMADKVGADLAEQLRSRSLELYAFARDYCEERGIMLADCKLEFGLVDGRLILIDEIFTPDASRFWAKEKYALDIEIDSMDKEPVRAYLAGSDWDKNSRPDPLPGHVVEETTRRYRDIYRRLTGYELE
- the purB gene encoding adenylosuccinate lyase, with amino-acid sequence MIERYSRPEMRAIWTEENKFKAWLEVELCACEAWAELGVIPKEDVALLRQNASFDIDRIYEIEQETRHDVIAFTRAVSESLGPERKWVHYGLTSTDVVDTALGYLLKQANEILERDILNFIDILREKALAYKDTPMMGRTHGVHAEPTTFGLKMALWHEEMKRNLERFRRAADGVQFGKISGAVGTYANIDPFVEQFVCEKLGTTAAPVSTQTLQRDRHAEYMATLALIATSLDKFATEIRALQKSEFREVEEAFAKGQKGSSAMPHKRNPIGCENISGLSRVIRGHMVSAYENVTLWHERDISHSSVERVILPDATMLLNYMLNRFGNIVKNLTVFPENMKRNMGRTFGVPFSGRVMTKLIDKGFSREQAYDTVQPRAMQAWETQRQFRDIIEETPEITAVLSKEEIDDAFNPAWHLKHVDTIFRKLGLAE
- the purK gene encoding 5-(carboxyamino)imidazole ribonucleotide synthase — encoded protein: MSNEAKVIAPGATIGVLGGGQLGRMMALAGSNLGYRFVTLDPTPDAPCGQVAGQIVAGYDDQEAARRLAERSDVITYEFENVDAGVAALLEELSYVPQGSKLLYTTQHRLREKRAVEAAGVKVAPYAEIGSEEDLRAAVKRLGLPAVLKTATGGYDGKGQWVIRSEAEIAPAYAELSKAGTELVLEQFIPFVKELSVIAARSPHGEIQTFPVAENIHVDNILHLSIVPARVEERVQREAERLAARIAEGMEAVGLLAVEMFLTAGGELFVNELAPRPHNSGHYTMEACTTSQFEQHVRAICNLPLGKAELLSPVVMVNVLGEHLEAVREAMVQGAWPDGGSGKEPAAREGGLPAGRPLLGSAPEEGKTAGRQAGFPVIPKVHLYGKNGAAPKRKMGHINLLCRDVEDGLRWIEQTNIWRNER